The genomic region GGCAAAAGATTGTGGTTGATAGGGACCTTAGCGTTAGGCCGAATACATCGTTAGAGGCCCTGGCTAAGTTACCGCCTGCTTTTAAACCTGGTGGCGTAATAACAGCTGGTAATTCAGCGCCTCTTAACTCAGGTGCATCGTTAGTGGTCTTAATGTCAGGTAAGATGGTTAAGGAGCTTGGTCTAAAGCCGCTGGCTAGGGTTGTGTCGCTGGGTTGGGCTGCTGTTGATCCATCGATAATGGGTGAGGGCCCAGTACCGGCATCAAGGAGGGCGTTGGCAAAGGCTGGGCTTAGGGTTGAGGATATAGATTTATGGGAGATAAATGAAGCTTTTGCTGTGGTTACGTTAAATGCCATTAAGGAATTGGGAATTGACGAGAATAGAGTGAACATTAAGGGAGGAGCCATAGCGATTGGACACCCACTTGGCGCGACTGGGGCAAGGTTAGTTGGTACCCTGGCTAGGCAACTGCAATTAACCGGTAAGGAGTATGGACTTGCAACGGCATGTGTCGGCGGTGGGCAGGGCTACGCAATAATTATTCAAAGGGCTTGAGTGGTTTACTTTCAATTTAAATTGAAATAAACTTAAAACTGCAACCTTGCATTGTAAAGTATTGTATGTTTGAGATACCACTCAAACCAATGGGTAAGGAGGACATTAGGAAACTCGAAAGTGCATTACTTGTAATGTCTCTATTCTCATCAGAGACGCTGGAGGCACTTAAGAATCCCCATGAAAGACTTACCTGGGTTGATAGTCTTTACACTGCGGCTGCCGCATTTGCTAGGGATAAGGCTGGCATGCCCATTTCGCAAATAGCTGATGAGATTGGCGTGACTGAAGCCACAATACGTAAACACCTCAGGGGTGAGACGAAGGCTGGTCAACTAGTGTTAAAGGCGTACGAGAGACTTTCTAAGGAGGGCTTCAAAATCGAGTTACCAAGCGAATTAGCTGGAACCATATCCGCCGAGGACGTGGGCAAACTGAAGGAGAAGATAGAGAGGGTTAAGAAGCTACTTAATGATGCATTGAGGGAGTTAAGTTCGTAGTAATGAATCGCGTATTAAAATATTTAATTTATAATGATTGATTGAGAATCCCTACCCTTCTTCTTCCTCTTCCTCGGTTTCACGCGTTATGGCCTTAACTTCTTTGGTTGCTTTCTCCGTTTCCTCAATAGCCTTCCTCATTTCATCAACTTCCTCCTTGGGTAACGGCTGTATTGATGCTGAGGTTGCTGTTAACTTTAGGTACTTGTCCCAGTAAATAACGACACCCTCATCGGTTATATCCATTGGATGCCTAACCATCGAGATCTTAGTATCCCTCATCTTCCAAACAATTATTGACCTATACAACTTACCATCTATCTCATCAAGGTCCACTCTAATGATACCATCAACGGCATGCTCAACACCAGGCCCACCAAAGCCACGCTCACCAACTGAGACTTGGCTTATGAAGAGCGCCGTCGTGCCTAGGCCCGCGATCACCCTCTTGAGGAGCATCACCGTTGACCTGGCAATGGAAGGCTTCGTTAGGTATAACGTACTCACGGAATCTATGGTCACCCTCTTGGCGCCCGTATCCTTAATTGCCTGTCTAAGTACGTCAACGAGCTCGTGGACATTATCCACATCCTTAACGACGTACTTCTCCCTCTGAGATGCGGAGCCAATGCCCGCTGTGAACGCATCAACAATCGCGAACTTACCCTCCTTCTCAAACTTTGTTATATCCCAATTAAAGTGCCTAAAACTCCTCCTAACGGCGACGGGGTGCTCCTCAAGCGCCACAAAGACTCCGGGCTCATCCCTCACAAGCCCATTATACAGGAATTGCTTACCCAATATGGACTTACCAGTACCGGGCCCGCCAGAGATGAGGACGACACTCCTCTCTGGGATGCCTCCATACAGTATCTCGTCAAGACCCGGTACGTAGGTCCTAACCCTAGGAATGGGCATATGGTATTGAATTATTCTTGGTGTTGTTAAACCTTTCCCTGGTTATTGATTTAGATTGTGGAGTTATTAATAAAAGTATTTTATATTTGATCATTTTAATTTTATTACTTATATTTATAATTCATTAACACTATTAATTTAATCATGAGATTAATAGAAATAGAATACGTTTGTCCTTATTAATGGACATGTTTAACAGCGGTAATTCCTCAGGATGTTTAAAAATAGGTGGGTTAATGTTTAAGGAGTTTGGGAAATAATCTTGATCTTCTTTTTACCTTATCTTTACTTGATTGAATTATTTGTTCAAGATCCTCTGGTTTTATATTTATGCCATTTTTTGATAAAATGTTTATGAGGAGATTGATATCCGTGTTTCCCGTGTTTAAATAACTCCTTATTAGCGTGTCGTCATTATTCACCAGATCATACTGGCTGAGCAGGATGAGCGTTGCCTCAAGGCTAAGGCCTTTCCTTGTTACCTCATTCAGTAGGTCGTCGATGGACCTTGACGTGAAGTATGTGAGGAGCTTGATGAGGACGGTGGTGCAGAATCCCCTGAGTGGTCCGGCGCATTCGGAACTCCACTTCTTTATTAGCCTTTGTTCTTCCTTGCCCAGTGTAATGACCTTTACATTAATGGGCTTTACCCTGAGCTTTGTCTTCCTTACCTCATCAATCTTAACCCTCCTATCTATCTTCCATATGTCCTTAGGTTCCTGCTTATCTACGTTCATTCGATCCACCGCAACTTATGATGGATACCCACGTCTTAAAGGCGTTCGCGTACTCACTACCCACGCGTTCCTCAAGTAGTTTCACCCAATCATCAACCGTGACCTGCCTAAACACGTCATCGGAACCAAACATCTCCTGGGCCAGTATTGCCCTCTCAATCTTCGTTAACTTCTTAACCTCCTCAAGCAATGTCCTAAGTACGTTCTGCCCGGTGGCCGGTGGTGCCTGTTGTTGAGGCTGTGCCGTGGTTTGCTCGCGGGTGCTTACCTGACCCTCAGCCTTTTCCCTCCTCACATTGCTTAGGAATAGGTCCACAGGATTGCTCATTAACTCAATAGTAACTATTTACTTAAAAGGACTGGTTAGTAGGTCCCCGTGAGTATTGCCTTTATTTGCTTGGTCAGCGTATCCACATACTTATCAAAGGGGATCCTGAAATCCGCCAGTGAACCCTTTGGTGAATACATGATAAGGGGTTTCATTATCGATGTTAGATAGTGGACTATGGGGCTCATGGGTAGTACGAAGAACTCGCCATTATGTATGAAGCTCCTTACCTTGGACTCCATAACGTCAAGGCCGGGTATCGCCTTATTTAAAACTATATTGACTATCTTCTTAAAGCCCTTCAACAGCATTGGTTGTATGAAGTATTTATCTATTTCCTGGGCTACCGAGTCGCTGTATGTGGCATAATCAAGCACTATGTTAATTATTGATGACTGAAGCAGCGAGTTCACGGTTATTGCTTGATCCATGTGCGCCGGTAAGTCAATAATGACGGCCTGAGCCACGGTCTTCATCACCGAATGATTTATGAGGTTACTGAACCTAACCTGCGTGGTCTCCGGGTCTACGTTGAGTTGCCACGTCCTGAGCATGCCTGGTGGTACTACGTAAACACTCGGCATTACTGGGGACCTGGAAATCACTTGGTCCACATCATCCACGGTACCGTTTATGTAATCCGCGGCGCCATGCTTATCCGGGTTTACACCCAATATCCTGCTCGACGTCGCGGTGGAATCCATCCCAAGGTCTATGAGGAGTACGTTGCTCTTTAGGGCCTGTGATAAGGCTATGGCAGTATTACTGGCCAAGGTGCTCTTCCCAGTCCCACCCTTTAGTCCGCTGAAGAATGATACGACGACAAACCTGGGTTTAAGCATCATTAATCATTTCAGCTCATCCTTAAAAGGATTTGTAAATTCCTCATCAAGCTTAAGCACCTCCTCTGGGATCTCCTGGTTATTCTGTGAATTTTGACCTGAGTTACTTGTGCCTGCGGTGTTATTCTCCACATTCTTAATGAACTTCTCGGGATCCTTGTAAAAGGCATATAGTAAGCCAGCCAGTTGTTCGTAATTAAGCCCGGAATTCACAGCCCTCATTAAGAAGGCCCTCCTATACTGTAACTGCTTTATTACGTACTCATCACCGTAAGTCTTACCCAGTATCTTCATATACTCGTCTGAGTTGAATATGGACCTTACGAACCTGTGCGTGACCAGTTCATACACATTGGTCACCTGGTTATACCTGGACTGCTTCATTATGCCCAACTCTACGACGACGGCTATGTTCAGGAGATCCCTGGCCTCTAGACCAAGGTTCTCAAGCCTAACCTCTGCGGCCTTGAAATTATCTGCGTGGAATGTGGTTAGGGCTCCATGACCAAGGGTTATGGCCTCAGCCAATGCCTTGAACTCTTCGTAGCTTCTAGCCTCGTTTAAAACAATTATATCCACACCACTCCTGAGGGCTTGTTTTATTAACTCGGCCTTATTGATATTCCTGATTCCGTGAGCGTAGGAAACCCTCTCGAACATGGGTTTTACGACCTTGTGGTACGGTAGGAAGAGCTCGGCTACGTCCATTATTATCGCCATAGGCCTATTCACGAGCATGTACGCAATGGCATTCTGCAGGCTGGTCTTTCCAGCGCCCATGGGACCTATGATCAGGACTGGGACCTTATGCTCAGCCAGCAACCAAAGTCGGGCAGCATCATCAATGCTTATCATGCCCCTACTCACCATTTCGGGGAGTGTCCATGGCCTCCTGGGCAAAACCCTAATGCTTATGGAACCCATGCTGACCGGCTCAGCCTCTATGGAGATCCTAACGCCAAACTCCGAGTCAACTATGGATGCCACCGGGTTGTAGGCGGTAATTGGCGTCCCCGCCCTACGACTGGCCCTCCTCATTATGTAATTCACGAAACCATTGAAGTCAAACCTTATGGTCTTAACTACCTTCTTACCCTTTCTGACGTCGTAGGGCTCCCAACCAATTATAACCCTGACGAGACCAAGCTCTGAGTGATCGACGTATATCCCACCAAGGCCGAACTTACTCCCCTCCTTGTTTATGTAGATGTCGGTCACGTCATCCATCATCAGGACTGGCGTTAGGGGCCCATAATGGTTATTCCACCTCAGGAATAGGTTTGTGGCGAGCATGACATTATCCTGGCTTGCCTTAACACTCACCTCCTTAAGTCCCTTGGTAATGGCCTTACTGGACTCCATCCCCGACCCAATCCACTCAACTATTTTCTCGATTGGCAATGCTATTGCCCAGTCTGGTACATTGTCGATAACGTAGGCTATGTAATCGTGAGTACCGTACTGGGGATCAACAACCCTATACACATCTATATCCGTCTTGATTCCATCAACCTCAATGACGTAGTGCTTAACTAATTCCTCACCAATAACCTTAGGCCTAGACACATGCATGGTCATCACCACGTCAGCGGTATTAACGGTATGAGGAATAGGGGTATTAGAACCACGCCAAGGCCTATGGAGTGCATGGCCTTACCCGTGAGTATGGCCGTGGACACGGCCAGCGGTATTAAGGCAGCCGATATGCCACTCACGTTAAACGTTATGGGCATCTGAACATTGGCTATGACAGCACCCGCATTAAGTGATGAAAGGATGTATGCCGTGAATAGCGTGAAGACATAACCAATGGTTATAAACGGCCCATAAACTAACCCAGTCGTCACCGACCTCTTAACGTAGTCAACGAATGCGCTGACAACCATCACAATCCTCTCCACGAACTCACGAACACCAACCGAGTACGCGTAATCCCATAGAGGCATCAACTCCCTCTCAATTATTGTTATAGGTCTCAGTGGTTCTGGGCTTGGTGAGTTGAGCAGTTCGCCAAAGGATTTCAGCACCCTCGAACCCAGGCCAGCGTAATCCCTAATGAACCTGAGGAATTGTGGTATGTAGAAAACCGCGAAGCCTATTCCAAACCCAAACAATACCAGCAGGGCTATCTTCTCAGCACCCGCATGAAGTAGGTAACCCAATGCGTAACCTATCGCACCAGCGACGATTCCCGCGATACTGGGCTTTCCGTAGTCATATCTCGTGATCTCGACCTGGAAGTAGTGTATCACCGGCACCATGACAATGCCGACGAGGCCGACGATGGGCGGCACACCCAGTATTATTAGGAATGATAAGACGCCAATCATTATGCTTAGTACCGTTATCGCAACCAGGGCCTGGGTTTGAAAATCAATTTGCTGATTAAGTAATGCCGTGTACTTATTCATCAGGGCTAGGAA from Vulcanisaeta distributa DSM 14429 harbors:
- a CDS encoding type II/IV secretion system ATPase subunit; its protein translation is MHVSRPKVIGEELVKHYVIEVDGIKTDIDVYRVVDPQYGTHDYIAYVIDNVPDWAIALPIEKIVEWIGSGMESSKAITKGLKEVSVKASQDNVMLATNLFLRWNNHYGPLTPVLMMDDVTDIYINKEGSKFGLGGIYVDHSELGLVRVIIGWEPYDVRKGKKVVKTIRFDFNGFVNYIMRRASRRAGTPITAYNPVASIVDSEFGVRISIEAEPVSMGSISIRVLPRRPWTLPEMVSRGMISIDDAARLWLLAEHKVPVLIIGPMGAGKTSLQNAIAYMLVNRPMAIIMDVAELFLPYHKVVKPMFERVSYAHGIRNINKAELIKQALRSGVDIIVLNEARSYEEFKALAEAITLGHGALTTFHADNFKAAEVRLENLGLEARDLLNIAVVVELGIMKQSRYNQVTNVYELVTHRFVRSIFNSDEYMKILGKTYGDEYVIKQLQYRRAFLMRAVNSGLNYEQLAGLLYAFYKDPEKFIKNVENNTAGTSNSGQNSQNNQEIPEEVLKLDEEFTNPFKDELK
- a CDS encoding KaiC domain-containing protein, which gives rise to MPIPRVRTYVPGLDEILYGGIPERSVVLISGGPGTGKSILGKQFLYNGLVRDEPGVFVALEEHPVAVRRSFRHFNWDITKFEKEGKFAIVDAFTAGIGSASQREKYVVKDVDNVHELVDVLRQAIKDTGAKRVTIDSVSTLYLTKPSIARSTVMLLKRVIAGLGTTALFISQVSVGERGFGGPGVEHAVDGIIRVDLDEIDGKLYRSIIVWKMRDTKISMVRHPMDITDEGVVIYWDKYLKLTATSASIQPLPKEEVDEMRKAIEETEKATKEVKAITRETEEEEEEG
- a CDS encoding ParA family protein, producing the protein MLKPRFVVVSFFSGLKGGTGKSTLASNTAIALSQALKSNVLLIDLGMDSTATSSRILGVNPDKHGAADYINGTVDDVDQVISRSPVMPSVYVVPPGMLRTWQLNVDPETTQVRFSNLINHSVMKTVAQAVIIDLPAHMDQAITVNSLLQSSIINIVLDYATYSDSVAQEIDKYFIQPMLLKGFKKIVNIVLNKAIPGLDVMESKVRSFIHNGEFFVLPMSPIVHYLTSIMKPLIMYSPKGSLADFRIPFDKYVDTLTKQIKAILTGTY